Proteins encoded together in one Bradyrhizobium sp. CB82 window:
- the secA gene encoding preprotein translocase subunit SecA — MIGALARKFFGSANDRRIKGYQARVNAINALEPELSKLSDEALKARTAEFKQQLASGKTLDDILVPAFATVREAAKRTLGQRHFDVQLIGGIVLHEGDIAEMKTGEGKTLVATLAVYLNALAGKGVHVVTVNDYLARRDSSWMGQIYGFLGMTTGVIVHGLDDTERKAAYACDITYGTNNEYGFDYLRDNMKYRLEDMVQRPHYYAIVDEVDSILIDEARTPLIISGPLDDRSDFYNTIDTFMPKLEKVTDYEVDEKQRTVTLTEGGMEKLETLLRDAGQLKGESLYDVENVSVVHHVNQALRAHTLFTRDKDYIVRDGEVVIIDEFTGRMMPGRRYSEGLHQALEAKEHVAVQPENQTLASITFQNYFRMYEKLAGMTGTAATEADELFDIYKLEVVEIPTNLPVARLDEDDEVYRTQKEKYVAILAEIERANARLQPVLVGTASIEKSEVLAEFLKQNGYKQIDFGKESALEKLYAAARAGKPAKLFAVLNARFHEQEAYIVAEAGVPGAITIATNMAGRGTDIKLGGSLEMRIQQETAGIEDEAEKARKIEQIKADIEHFRDIVLKAEETVEIEPAKGSKPAKTVNKPGGLYIIGSERHESRRIDNQLRGRSGRQGDPGRSKFFLSLEDDLMRIFGSDRLDSMLQRLGLKEGEAIIHPWINKALEKAQQKVEARNFDIRKNLLKFDNVQNDQRKVIFDQRVDLMRDENVAETIADMRHAFIEDLVAKHVPEHAYAEQWDVAGLKEELKRVLDLDLPVDDWAKEEGIADEELLTRIETRADEHMAAKVAQWGPDVMRYVEKTILLQTLDHLWREHLIMLDHLRQVIGLRGYGQRDPLQEYKTEAFNLFQEMSAHLREAVTAQLMRVEIVPPEQEAPMMPAMEAHKLNPDTGEDEMAFANVTLAPQANAAQRDPKNPASWGKVGRNEDCPCGSGKKYKHCHGRYA, encoded by the coding sequence ATGATCGGCGCGCTCGCCCGCAAGTTTTTCGGCTCCGCCAACGACCGGCGGATCAAGGGTTACCAGGCCCGCGTCAACGCGATCAACGCACTCGAGCCGGAACTTTCAAAACTCTCCGACGAAGCCCTCAAGGCTCGCACCGCCGAATTCAAGCAGCAGCTCGCAAGCGGCAAGACGCTGGACGACATCCTGGTACCGGCCTTCGCCACGGTGCGCGAGGCGGCCAAGCGCACGCTCGGCCAGCGCCATTTCGACGTCCAGCTCATCGGCGGCATCGTGCTGCACGAGGGCGACATCGCCGAGATGAAGACCGGCGAAGGCAAGACGCTGGTCGCAACGCTCGCTGTCTACCTCAACGCGCTCGCCGGCAAGGGCGTCCACGTCGTTACCGTCAACGACTACCTCGCCCGCCGCGACTCCAGCTGGATGGGCCAGATCTACGGTTTCCTCGGCATGACCACCGGCGTGATCGTGCACGGGCTCGACGATACCGAGCGCAAGGCCGCCTACGCCTGCGACATCACCTACGGCACCAACAACGAATACGGCTTCGACTATCTGCGCGACAACATGAAGTACCGGCTCGAGGACATGGTCCAGCGGCCGCACTACTACGCGATCGTCGACGAGGTCGATTCGATCCTGATCGACGAGGCGCGCACGCCGCTGATCATCTCCGGCCCGCTCGACGACCGGTCGGACTTCTACAACACCATCGACACCTTCATGCCGAAGCTGGAGAAGGTCACCGATTACGAGGTCGATGAGAAGCAGCGTACGGTGACCTTGACCGAAGGCGGCATGGAGAAGCTGGAGACGCTGCTGCGCGACGCCGGCCAGCTCAAGGGCGAGTCGCTCTACGACGTCGAGAACGTCTCCGTCGTGCATCACGTCAACCAGGCGCTGCGCGCCCACACGCTGTTCACCCGCGACAAGGACTACATCGTCCGCGACGGCGAGGTCGTGATCATCGACGAGTTCACCGGACGCATGATGCCGGGCCGGCGCTATTCGGAGGGCCTGCACCAGGCGCTCGAGGCCAAGGAGCACGTCGCGGTTCAGCCCGAGAACCAGACGCTCGCCTCGATCACCTTCCAGAACTACTTCCGCATGTACGAGAAGCTGGCGGGCATGACCGGCACGGCGGCGACCGAAGCCGACGAATTGTTCGACATCTACAAGCTCGAGGTCGTCGAGATTCCGACCAACCTGCCGGTCGCGCGTCTGGACGAAGACGACGAGGTCTACCGTACCCAGAAGGAAAAATACGTCGCCATTCTCGCCGAGATCGAGCGCGCCAATGCGCGCCTCCAGCCGGTGCTGGTCGGCACGGCGTCCATCGAGAAGTCGGAAGTGCTGGCCGAATTCTTGAAGCAGAACGGTTACAAGCAGATCGATTTCGGCAAGGAGAGCGCGCTGGAGAAGCTCTACGCTGCCGCCCGCGCCGGCAAGCCCGCAAAACTGTTCGCGGTCTTGAACGCGCGTTTCCACGAGCAGGAAGCCTATATCGTTGCGGAAGCCGGCGTTCCCGGCGCGATCACGATCGCGACCAACATGGCCGGCCGCGGTACCGACATCAAGCTCGGCGGCTCCCTGGAGATGCGTATCCAGCAGGAGACCGCAGGGATCGAGGACGAGGCCGAGAAGGCCAGGAAGATCGAGCAGATCAAGGCCGACATCGAGCATTTCCGCGACATCGTGCTGAAGGCCGAAGAGACCGTCGAAATCGAGCCGGCGAAGGGTTCGAAGCCTGCCAAGACCGTGAACAAGCCCGGTGGCCTCTACATCATCGGCTCCGAGCGTCACGAGTCCCGCCGCATCGACAACCAGCTTCGAGGCCGCTCCGGCCGCCAGGGCGACCCCGGTCGTTCAAAGTTCTTCCTGTCGCTGGAAGACGATTTGATGCGCATCTTCGGCTCGGATCGTCTCGACAGCATGCTGCAGCGGCTCGGCCTGAAAGAGGGCGAGGCCATCATCCATCCCTGGATCAACAAGGCGCTGGAGAAGGCGCAGCAGAAGGTCGAGGCGCGCAACTTCGACATCCGCAAGAATCTCCTCAAGTTCGACAACGTCCAGAACGACCAGCGCAAGGTGATCTTCGACCAGCGCGTCGACCTGATGAGGGACGAGAACGTCGCCGAGACCATCGCCGACATGCGCCACGCTTTCATCGAGGACCTCGTCGCCAAGCACGTGCCCGAGCATGCCTATGCCGAGCAGTGGGATGTTGCCGGCCTGAAGGAAGAGCTGAAGCGCGTGCTCGATCTCGATTTGCCGGTCGACGATTGGGCCAAGGAAGAGGGCATCGCCGACGAGGAGCTGCTCACCCGCATCGAGACCCGCGCCGACGAGCACATGGCAGCGAAGGTCGCGCAGTGGGGTCCCGACGTGATGCGTTACGTCGAGAAGACCATTCTGCTCCAGACGCTCGATCATCTCTGGCGCGAGCACCTCATCATGCTTGACCATCTGCGCCAGGTGATTGGCCTGCGCGGTTATGGCCAGCGCGATCCGTTGCAGGAGTACAAGACCGAGGCCTTCAACCTCTTCCAGGAGATGAGCGCGCATCTGCGCGAGGCCGTCACCGCGCAGCTCATGCGCGTCGAGATCGTCCCGCCGGAGCAGGAAGCGCCTATGATGCCTGCGATGGAAGCGCACAAGCTCAACCCTGATACCGGCGAGGACGAGATGGCCTTCGCCAACGTGACGCTGGCGCCGCAGGCCAACGCCGCGCAGCGCGATCCGAAGAACCCGGCAAGCTGGGGCAAGGTCGGCCGCAACGAGGATTGCCCCTGTGGCAGCGGCAAGAAGTACAAGCACTGTCACGGCCGATATGCGTGA